From a single Miscanthus floridulus cultivar M001 chromosome 8, ASM1932011v1, whole genome shotgun sequence genomic region:
- the LOC136478406 gene encoding transcription factor MYB77-like, whose protein sequence is MEGSACSAAPPAAGARGATGIVVRLRLPRAWTPEEDARLRRLAKENGFGHWHRVARGMPSPGRSARSCRDRWRHHLARDVYHRPFTARDDEELRRLVARLGGGRWKDVGRAVYGRTSRVMKQRWREIRETPPAKKSGGAPLALALPSDDDGDQDLEEIAEATATVQQGPGCYYEADDILASSFASCNLAMDAMDPRAGSLALGFACMAV, encoded by the coding sequence ATGGAGGGATCCGCGTGCTCCGCCGCGCCGCCAGCCGCCGGCGCGCGGGGGGCGACGGGCATCGTGGTCCGCCTGAGGCTGCCGCGCGCGTGGACGCCGGAGGAGGACGCGCGCCTGCGGCGGCTGGCCAAGGAGAACGGCTTCGGGCACTGGCACCGCGTGGCGCGCGGGATGCCGTCGCCCGGGCGGTCCGCCAGGTCCTGCCGCGACCGCTGGCGCCACCACCTCGCCCGCGACGTCTACCACCGCCCCTTCACCGCGCGCGACGACGAGGAGCTGCGACGCCTGGTGGCGCGCCTCGGCGGCGGCCGCTGGAAGGACGTCGGCCGCGCGGTGTACGGGCGCACGTCGCGCGTCATGAAGCAGCGATGGAGGGAGATCCGCGAGACGCCGCCGGCCAAGAAAAGCGGCGGCGCGCCGCTCGCGCTGGCGCTGCCATCCGACGACGACGGTGATCAAGACCTGGAGGAGATCGCCGAGGCGACGGCGACGGTGCAGCAGGGGCCCGGCTGCTACTACGAGGCTGACGACATTCTGGCTTCGAGCTTCGCTTCGTGCAACCTTGCCATGGACGCCATGGATCCCAGGGCCGGAAGCCTTGCGTTAGGTTTTGCCTGCATGGCGGTTTGA
- the LOC136478403 gene encoding sucrose transport protein SUT4-like: MDAGAGGTAIRVPYRHLRDAEMELVSLNGGAPGGDAGPTLPTPKDADPSGPHQPRSRGATDRTKLVLACMVAAGVQFGWALQLSLLTPYIQTLGIDHAMASFIWLCGPITGFVVQPCVGVWSDKCRSKYGRRRPFILAGCIMICAAVTLIGFSADLGYILGDTTEHCRTYKGSRFRAAMVFILGFWMLDLANNTVQGPARALLADLSGPDQCSSANAIFCSWMAVGNILGFSAGASGDWHKWFPFLTTRACCEACGNLKAAFLVAVVFLLFCMSVTLYFAEEIPLEPKDAQGLSDSAPLLNGSRDDAHASNEPNNERFPNGHVDGNNVSANNNTEEFTNANPNTDNGGVFNDGPGAVLVNILTSMRHLPPGMHSVLVVMALTWLSWFPFFLFDTDWMGREVYHGDPNGDLSERKAYDNGVREGAFGLLLNSVVLGVGSFLVDPLCRMIGARLVWAISNFTVFICMMATTILSWISSDLYSSKLHHIIGANKTVKTAALIVFSLLGLPLSITYSVPFSVTAELTAGTGGGQGLATGVLNLAIVVPQIVVSLGAGPWDALYGGGNIPAFALASVFSLAAGVLAVLKLPKLSNSYQSAGFHGFG, encoded by the exons ATGGACGCCGGCGCCGGGGGCACGGCCATCCGAGTGCCCTACCGCCACCTCCGCGACGCCGAGATGGAGCTCGTCAGCCTCAACGGCGGCGCTCCCGGAGGGGACGCGGGCCCGACGCTGCCGACGCCCAAGGACGCGGACCCGTCCGGGCCGCACCAGCCGCGGAGCCGCGGCGCCACCGACAGGACCAAGCTCGTGCTCGCCTGCATGGTCGCCGCGGGCGTCCAGTTCGGATGGGCGCTGCAGCTCTCCCTCCTCACGCCATACATCCAG ACCCTAGGAATAGACCATGCCATGGCATCATTTATTTGGCTCTGTGGGCCTATAACTGGTTTTGTG GTTCAACCTTGTGTTGGTGTTTGGAGTGATAAGTGCCGTTCAAAGTATGGGAGAAGACGACCATTTATTTTGGCTGGATGCATAATGATATGTGCTGCT GTAACTTTAATCGGGTTTTCTGCAGACCTCGGTTACATCTTAGGGGATACCACCGAGCACTGCAG AACATATAAAGGTTCAAGATTTCGAGCTGCTATGGTTTTCATTCTAGGATTCTGGATGTTGGACCTGGCAAACAATACAGTGCAA GGTCCTGCTCGTGCTCTTCTAGCTGATCTTTCAG GTCCTGATCAGTGTAGTTCTGCAAATGCAATATTCTGCTCATGGATGGCTGTTGGAAATATTCTTGGTTTTTCAGCTGGTGCGAGCGGGGATTGGCACAA GTGGTTTCCTTTTCTAACGACAAGAGCCTGCTGTGAAGCTTGTGGTAATTTGAAAGCAGCTTTCTTAGTTGCAGTT GTATTTCTTTTGTTTTGTATGTCTGTTACCCTGTACTTCGCTGAAGAGATCCCACTAGAGCCAAAGGATGCACAAGGACTATCAGATTCTGCCCCTCTACTGAACGGCTCTAGAGATGATGCCCATGCATCGAATGAACCAAATAATGAAAGATTTCCTAATGGCCATGTTGATGGAAACAATGTGTCGGCTAacaacaacactgaggaatttacAAATGCGAATCCCAACACAGACAATGGAGGAGTCTTCAATGATGGACCAGGAGCAGTTTTGGTTAACATTTTGACCAGCATGAGGCATCTACCTCCTGGGATGCATTCAGTGCTTGTAGTTATGGCCCTAACATGG TTGTCATGGTTTCCCTTTTTCCTTTTTGACACTGACTGGATGGGGCGTGAAGTTTACCATGGGGATCCAAATGGAGATCTGAGTGAGAGGAAAGCTTATGACAATGGTGTCCGAGAAGGTGCATTTGGTTTGCTATTGAATTCA GTTGTCCTTGGCGTTGGTTCCTTCCTTGTTGATCCACTATGCCGGATGATTGGTGCAAGATTGGTTTGGGCCATTAGCAACTTCACTGTGTTTATCTGCATGATGGCTACAACAATACTAAGTTGGATCTCTTCTGATCTGTACTCAAGCAAACTCCATCACATCATTGGGGCAAATAAAACAGTCAAGACTGCAGCATTGATTGTTTTCTCTCTTCTCGGATTACCACTCTCT ATCACTTATAGCGTTCCATTTTCTGTGACTGCTGAGCTGACTGCCGGTACAGGAGGTGGACAAG GTTTGGCCACAGGAGTCCTAAATCTTGCTATTGTAGTTCCGCAG ATAGTAGTCTCACTCGGAGCAGGTCCATGGGATGCTCTGTATGGGGGAGGGAACATCCCAGCATTCGCCTTGGCTTCGGTCTTCTCCCTGGCAGCAGGTGTGCTCGCAGTTCTCAAGCTACCAAAGCTGTCGAACTCGTACCAATCTGCCGGTTTCCATGGATTTGGCTGA